The following are encoded in a window of Bradyrhizobium sp. WBOS07 genomic DNA:
- a CDS encoding ComF family protein, with amino-acid sequence MEADAAPTRSIAAPVRAAWAAGRHVLSRAARLALDIALPTLCVSCREPVDGEGVCASCWARLSFIERPYCPRLGIPFVYDPGPDMLSMEAIASPPAYQRARAAVRYDDVARTLVHALKYQDRTDLAPAMGRWMARAGGELLAGADMLVPVPLHWRRAWRRRYNQSGALARIIARQSGVKVQGEVLRRVRATEQQIGLSRAQRATNVQGAFQVSSDRQAEVQGRRIVLIDDVLTSGATLDACARALLRAKAAQVDVLVFARVVEVR; translated from the coding sequence ATGGAAGCCGACGCCGCCCCGACCCGCTCCATCGCCGCGCCCGTTCGTGCCGCGTGGGCGGCCGGCCGTCACGTGCTGTCGCGGGCAGCTCGGCTCGCGCTCGACATCGCGCTGCCGACGCTATGCGTGTCCTGCCGCGAGCCGGTCGACGGCGAGGGCGTCTGCGCCTCGTGCTGGGCGCGGCTGTCGTTCATCGAGCGGCCCTATTGCCCGCGGCTCGGCATTCCCTTCGTCTATGATCCCGGCCCCGACATGCTGTCGATGGAGGCGATCGCGAGCCCGCCGGCCTACCAGCGCGCCCGCGCAGCGGTGCGCTATGACGACGTCGCGCGCACGCTGGTACATGCGCTGAAATACCAGGACCGCACCGATCTGGCGCCCGCCATGGGGCGCTGGATGGCGCGGGCGGGTGGCGAGCTGCTGGCCGGCGCCGACATGCTGGTGCCGGTGCCCCTGCACTGGCGGCGGGCCTGGCGCCGCCGCTACAACCAGTCCGGGGCGCTGGCGCGCATCATCGCGCGGCAGAGCGGGGTGAAGGTGCAGGGCGAGGTGCTGCGCCGGGTGCGCGCGACCGAGCAGCAGATCGGCCTGTCGCGGGCCCAGCGCGCCACCAATGTGCAGGGCGCATTCCAGGTATCTTCCGACCGTCAGGCTGAGGTCCAGGGCCGCCGCATTGTCCTGATCGACGATGTCCTGACATCGGGCGCAACGCTGGATGCCTGCGCGCGGGCCCTGCTGCGAGCCAAGGCCGCCCAGGTCGACGTGCTGGTCTTCGCCCGGGTTGTGGAGGTCAGGTAA
- the grxC gene encoding glutaredoxin 3 encodes MNAAVEIYTRPGCGYCSAAKSLLTRKKAAFTEFDVAKNPSWRAEMYDRAGQGSTFPQIWIGGTHVGGCDDLYALDREGKLDGMLEGVKASS; translated from the coding sequence ATGAACGCTGCTGTCGAGATCTACACCAGGCCGGGCTGCGGCTATTGTTCCGCCGCCAAGTCGCTGCTGACCCGCAAGAAGGCGGCCTTCACCGAATTCGACGTCGCCAAGAACCCCTCCTGGCGGGCCGAGATGTATGACCGCGCCGGCCAGGGCTCGACCTTCCCGCAGATCTGGATCGGCGGCACCCATGTCGGCGGCTGCGACGACCTCTATGCACTCGACCGCGAAGGCAAGCTCGACGGCATGCTCGAAGGCGTGAAGGCCAGCTCATGA
- a CDS encoding carbon-nitrogen hydrolase family protein, whose protein sequence is MSENRTFTAAMVQMRTGLMPGPSLEQATRLIRQAAANGADYVQTPEVSNMMQLNRKALFEHLQSEEDDTSLKAYRALAKELKIHLHVGSLALRFSAEKAVNRSFLIGPEGNVLASYDKIHMFDIELPDGESYRESANYQPGETAVISDLPWGRVGLTICYDVRFPALYRALAESGAYFITVPSAFTRKTGEAHWHILLRARAIETGCFIFAAAQAGLHENKRETYGHSLIIDPWGEILAEGDVEPGIIMAKIDPAKVETARRAIPSLQHGRRFGVSDPKAGPDHLHLVRGSA, encoded by the coding sequence ATGAGCGAGAACCGCACGTTCACCGCCGCGATGGTGCAGATGCGCACCGGCCTGATGCCGGGGCCGAGCCTCGAACAGGCCACCAGGCTGATCCGGCAGGCGGCAGCCAACGGCGCCGATTACGTGCAGACGCCCGAGGTCAGCAACATGATGCAGCTGAACCGCAAGGCGCTGTTCGAACATTTGCAGAGCGAGGAAGACGACACCTCGCTGAAGGCCTACCGGGCGCTCGCCAAGGAGCTGAAGATCCATCTTCATGTCGGCTCGCTGGCACTGCGCTTCTCAGCCGAAAAGGCGGTCAACCGCTCCTTCCTGATCGGGCCCGAGGGCAATGTGCTCGCGAGCTACGACAAGATCCACATGTTCGACATCGAGCTGCCGGACGGGGAGAGCTACCGCGAATCCGCCAATTACCAGCCGGGCGAGACCGCGGTGATCTCCGACCTGCCCTGGGGCCGGGTGGGCCTCACGATCTGCTACGACGTGCGCTTCCCCGCGCTTTATCGCGCGCTGGCCGAGAGTGGCGCCTATTTCATCACCGTGCCCTCGGCTTTCACCCGCAAGACCGGCGAAGCGCATTGGCATATCTTGCTGCGTGCGCGCGCGATCGAGACCGGCTGCTTCATCTTCGCGGCCGCCCAGGCCGGGCTGCACGAGAACAAGCGCGAGACCTACGGCCATTCGCTGATCATCGATCCCTGGGGCGAGATCCTCGCCGAGGGCGACGTCGAGCCCGGCATCATCATGGCCAAGATCGATCCGGCCAAGGTCGAGACCGCGCGCCGCGCGATTCCCTCGCTCCAGCATGGCCGCCGTTTCGGCGTGTCCGACCCCAAGGCGGGGCCGGACCATCTGCACCTCGTGCGGGGATCGGCATGA
- a CDS encoding DUF1178 family protein, with the protein MIRYALRCDRDHDFESWFQSSAAYDQQVKRKLVTCPICGSAKVEKAIMAPRIVGKKGRGRATPPPEAIAAPAPEAAPSGPTSLLMAQEKELRAKLKELRDHIVKNADNVGERFANEARAMHYGDKEHRPIYGEASPEEAKSLIDEGIEVSPLPALPEDRN; encoded by the coding sequence ATGATCCGCTACGCGCTCCGCTGCGACCGGGACCATGACTTCGAGAGCTGGTTCCAGAGCTCGGCGGCCTATGACCAGCAGGTCAAGCGCAAGCTCGTGACCTGCCCGATCTGCGGCTCGGCCAAGGTCGAGAAGGCGATCATGGCCCCGCGCATCGTCGGCAAGAAGGGCCGCGGGCGGGCGACGCCGCCGCCGGAAGCAATTGCTGCTCCCGCGCCCGAAGCCGCGCCGTCAGGTCCGACCTCGCTGCTGATGGCGCAGGAGAAAGAGCTGCGCGCCAAGCTGAAGGAGCTGCGCGATCACATCGTCAAGAACGCCGACAATGTCGGCGAGCGCTTCGCCAACGAAGCCCGCGCGATGCATTACGGCGACAAGGAGCACCGCCCGATCTACGGCGAGGCCTCGCCGGAAGAGGCGAAATCGCTGATCGACGAGGGCATCGAGGTCTCGCCGCTGCCGGCGCTGCCGGAAGACAGGAACTAA